The following coding sequences lie in one Deltaproteobacteria bacterium genomic window:
- a CDS encoding AraC family transcriptional regulator, with translation MYALRPPAAALRRFVEHYWFVTPDDGPVDLRVDVFVDARADLIFNFGAPYTREIIGGAASSHHASNLDAQRLVPIRILQRGMVRTTGVRFHLGGLGPFVRAPLRPWTNTTPSVDAVLGAAATRLDRELAGLDDLDAQAAALDRFLLDQLVLDEGLAVFSRGLERLVEGDGNHSVESVAGELAVSTRQLDRLFARYLGIAPKAVAKVLRFQRTLRALMRDPKVTLAEVAADAGYFDQAHFIKDFKRMTGGVPRGYRGYYPKQAPEHFAPNVVVFVRDAEAEPSPSTVVSRRPAP, from the coding sequence GTGTATGCACTGCGCCCCCCGGCTGCGGCGCTGCGGCGCTTCGTCGAGCACTACTGGTTCGTGACCCCGGACGATGGCCCGGTCGATCTGCGCGTCGACGTGTTCGTCGATGCCCGCGCCGATCTGATCTTCAACTTCGGCGCGCCCTACACCCGCGAGATCATCGGCGGCGCCGCCTCGTCGCACCACGCGTCGAACCTCGACGCGCAGCGACTGGTGCCGATCCGCATCCTCCAGCGCGGCATGGTGCGCACCACCGGCGTTCGTTTCCACCTCGGCGGCTTGGGCCCGTTCGTGCGCGCGCCGCTGCGCCCCTGGACCAACACCACGCCGAGCGTCGACGCGGTGCTCGGCGCCGCCGCGACCCGGCTCGATCGCGAGCTCGCTGGGCTCGACGATCTCGACGCGCAGGCCGCCGCGCTCGATCGCTTCTTGTTGGATCAACTCGTGCTCGATGAGGGCCTCGCAGTGTTCTCGCGCGGGCTCGAGCGCCTCGTCGAGGGTGATGGCAACCACAGCGTCGAGTCGGTGGCGGGTGAGCTCGCGGTCTCGACCCGCCAGCTCGATCGCCTGTTCGCGCGCTACCTCGGAATCGCGCCCAAGGCGGTCGCCAAGGTGCTGCGGTTCCAGCGGACGCTGCGGGCGCTGATGCGCGATCCCAAGGTCACGCTCGCCGAGGTCGCGGCGGATGCGGGCTACTTCGATCAGGCCCACTTCATCAAGGACTTCAAGCGCATGACCGGCGGGGTTCCGCGTGGCTATCGCGGCTACTACCCGAAGCAGGCGCCCGAGCACTTTGCGCCCAACGTCGTCGTGTTCGTACGAGACGCCGAAGCCGAGCCGTCCCCCTCCACCGTGGTCAGTCGCCGACCGGCGCCGTGA
- a CDS encoding SDR family NAD(P)-dependent oxidoreductase: MSRTIVICGHGPGISHAVAQRFAKEGFRVALVARNPERLASAAKSFEAEGVTAKAFPADLADTAAVTRVFDDIRDTFGPVTVVHWNVYGGGTGDLATGALDDLRRAVDLSTTNLFAAVQSALPSLRGQDGAALLVTGGGLAYYDEKVDAMAVSWGAMGLAVAKASQHKAVGVLRQRLTGEGIYVGEVVVLGIVKGTAFDHGNGQLEAGDIAERFWSLYRARDVGSVNFPG, from the coding sequence ATGTCACGCACCATCGTCATCTGCGGTCACGGTCCCGGCATCTCCCATGCGGTCGCGCAGCGCTTCGCGAAGGAGGGCTTCCGCGTGGCGCTCGTCGCCCGCAACCCCGAGCGGCTCGCGAGCGCGGCGAAGTCGTTCGAGGCCGAGGGTGTCACGGCCAAGGCATTTCCGGCCGATCTCGCCGATACCGCCGCGGTCACCCGCGTGTTCGACGATATCCGCGACACATTCGGTCCCGTCACGGTCGTGCACTGGAACGTCTACGGCGGCGGCACCGGTGACCTGGCCACGGGTGCGCTCGACGATCTGCGACGCGCCGTCGATCTCTCGACCACCAATCTCTTTGCTGCGGTGCAGTCGGCGTTGCCGAGCCTGCGCGGGCAGGACGGCGCGGCGCTGTTGGTGACCGGTGGCGGCCTCGCCTACTACGACGAGAAGGTCGATGCGATGGCGGTGAGCTGGGGCGCGATGGGCCTGGCCGTCGCGAAGGCCTCGCAGCACAAGGCCGTCGGCGTGCTGCGGCAGCGCCTCACCGGCGAGGGCATCTACGTCGGTGAGGTCGTCGTGCTCGGCATCGTGAAGGGCACCGCCTTCGATCACGGCAATGGTCAGCTCGAGGCGGGCGACATTGCCGAGCGCTTCTGGTCGCTGTATCGCGCGCGCGACGTCGGCTCGGTCAACTTCCCCGGCTGA